Proteins encoded together in one Altererythrobacter epoxidivorans window:
- a CDS encoding CaiB/BaiF CoA transferase family protein, with protein sequence MIGGGDGKPMLEGLKVIDLTSVVFGPYATQILADFGAEVIKVEGPTGDAYRYGAKAANTLGMGPGFIALNRGKKSLRLDLKDEGDLAVMRDLLRDADVFIHNVREAAIDRLGLGYEAVRTLNPNIIYVHCVGFGSGGPYAGLQAYDDVIQAATGTTTLLSRVDGNERPRYLPSLIADKVAGLHAAYATQAAIIHRLRTGEGQFVEVPMLEAFASFMLKEHLDGKTFDPPNNTAAYARQIDPDRQPFPTSDGWISIVPYTLAQFPQVVRLLGDEELANEERFKDVQGIIPATAELYRRMAELTPAKTTAEWLEILRPHQVPCMAVTDLEDVIDDPHLREVGFFERSEHPSEGGLYQTREPSSFSGWKPAPLGHVPMLGENNAEFKKS encoded by the coding sequence GTGATCGGGGGAGGAGACGGCAAGCCCATGCTCGAAGGGCTCAAGGTTATCGACCTCACATCGGTCGTCTTCGGCCCCTACGCTACGCAGATCCTTGCCGATTTCGGCGCCGAAGTGATCAAGGTCGAAGGTCCGACCGGGGATGCCTATCGCTACGGCGCGAAGGCGGCGAATACGCTTGGCATGGGACCCGGTTTCATCGCCCTCAATCGCGGCAAGAAATCGCTCAGGCTCGACCTGAAGGATGAAGGCGATCTGGCGGTGATGCGCGACCTGCTGCGCGATGCGGACGTCTTCATCCACAACGTGCGAGAAGCTGCCATCGACAGGCTGGGCCTGGGATACGAGGCTGTCCGCACGCTCAACCCGAACATCATCTACGTCCACTGCGTCGGTTTCGGATCGGGCGGTCCCTATGCCGGGCTCCAGGCTTATGACGACGTGATCCAGGCAGCGACCGGCACCACTACGCTGCTCTCGCGTGTCGATGGCAATGAACGCCCGCGTTACCTTCCGTCGCTGATTGCGGACAAGGTCGCGGGCCTGCACGCCGCCTATGCGACCCAGGCGGCGATCATCCACCGGCTGCGCACCGGCGAAGGGCAGTTCGTCGAGGTGCCGATGCTGGAGGCCTTTGCCAGCTTCATGCTCAAGGAGCATCTCGACGGAAAGACGTTCGATCCTCCCAACAACACCGCCGCCTACGCCCGCCAGATCGACCCCGACCGGCAGCCATTCCCGACCAGCGACGGATGGATCAGCATCGTGCCTTATACGCTCGCGCAGTTCCCGCAGGTCGTCCGGCTGCTGGGGGATGAAGAGCTCGCGAACGAAGAGCGGTTCAAGGATGTGCAGGGGATCATTCCCGCCACGGCCGAACTCTATCGCCGGATGGCTGAACTGACGCCTGCGAAGACGACGGCCGAATGGCTCGAAATCCTGCGCCCGCACCAGGTTCCGTGCATGGCGGTGACTGACCTCGAAGACGTCATCGACGATCCGCATTTGCGCGAGGTGGGGTTCTTCGAAAGATCGGAGCACCCGAGCGAGGGCGGGCTATATCAGACCCGCGAACCTTCGAGTTTCAGCGGCTGGAAGCCGGCGCCGCTTGGCCATGTGCCGATGCTCGGCGAGAACAACGCCGAATTCAAGAAGTCCTGA
- the queG gene encoding tRNA epoxyqueuosine(34) reductase QueG: MVNTATKLSLAGRIEEEARRLGFVSFGVTSASEDPVRSQRLEEWLDEGRHASMEWMENRKDQRASPQTLWPDARSVIALGMSYAPAQDPLALADAADRARISVYAQGKDYHDTVKKRLKALARWMVAEWPESELKVFVDTAPVMEKPLGEASGLGWQGKHTNLVSREHGSWLFLGAIYTTLDLEPARPHRDLCGSCDACQRACPTDAFPRPYQLDARRCISYLTIEHKGPVPEEFRAGLGNRIYGCDDCLAVCPWNKFAETAHRHRDFIPRAELTAPRLAELLALDDAGFRQFFSGSPIKRIGRDRFVRNCLYAAGNSGDVRLLDQVDLLRADPDPVVADAAAWAADRLRTS; this comes from the coding sequence GTGGTTAACACCGCGACAAAATTATCCCTCGCAGGCCGGATCGAGGAAGAGGCGAGGCGCCTGGGCTTCGTTTCTTTCGGCGTGACGTCCGCCAGCGAAGATCCCGTGCGCTCGCAGCGGCTCGAGGAGTGGTTGGACGAAGGTCGCCACGCCAGCATGGAATGGATGGAGAACCGCAAGGATCAGCGCGCCTCCCCGCAAACGCTCTGGCCTGATGCGCGCAGCGTAATAGCGCTCGGCATGAGCTACGCCCCTGCGCAGGATCCGCTAGCCCTGGCAGACGCGGCCGACCGCGCTCGGATCTCGGTCTATGCGCAAGGCAAGGACTATCACGACACGGTGAAGAAGCGGCTCAAGGCGCTCGCTCGCTGGATGGTTGCGGAGTGGCCCGAAAGCGAGCTCAAGGTTTTCGTCGACACGGCGCCTGTTATGGAAAAACCGCTGGGCGAGGCGTCAGGGCTCGGCTGGCAGGGAAAACATACCAACCTGGTCAGCCGCGAACATGGCAGTTGGCTGTTCCTCGGCGCGATCTACACCACACTGGACCTCGAACCGGCGCGGCCGCATCGCGACCTGTGCGGCAGCTGCGATGCCTGCCAGCGCGCCTGCCCGACCGATGCCTTCCCCCGGCCCTACCAGCTCGATGCGAGGCGCTGCATTTCCTACCTCACGATCGAGCACAAGGGGCCAGTGCCGGAGGAATTTCGCGCGGGTCTGGGCAACCGCATCTATGGCTGCGACGATTGCCTTGCGGTCTGCCCGTGGAACAAGTTTGCCGAAACTGCGCATCGCCACCGTGACTTCATCCCACGCGCCGAATTGACCGCCCCGCGCCTTGCGGAATTGCTTGCGCTAGACGATGCCGGCTTTCGCCAGTTCTTTTCCGGTTCGCCGATAAAGCGGATCGGGCGTGACAGGTTCGTGCGCAATTGCCTTTATGCAGCCGGGAACAGCGGCGATGTCAGGCTACTCGATCAGGTCGATTTGCTGAGAGCCGATCCCGACCCTGTCGTTGCCGATGCGGCAGCGTGGGCGGCAGATCGCCTCAGGACTTCTTGA
- a CDS encoding ABC transporter ATP-binding protein: protein MDMAVGDHIEAGNLAQKGGKPLAIEAHGLIKRFDGTLAVDGVDIEVPEGAIYGILGPNGAGKTTTLRMLLGIIDPDEGVRRVFGHDRPHDIARLIGYLPEERGLYPAMKAIEAIAFMGALRGLPLPEGRKRGLELLEHHGLSHAADRTIRQLSKGMAQTVQLLGTLVHRPRLVVLDEPFSGLDAINQGKLERMIRQLADDGTTVIFSTHVIHHAERLCEGVAIIAGGKVPYAGSVEAARDRIPAQVRLETRAREGAWTAALPDDARREGDFFYFSLPETGIEPLLRQLIEGNAGILSLSIERAGLHDAFVHIAGEAAARALDADGQAEMDR, encoded by the coding sequence ATGGATATGGCGGTAGGCGATCACATCGAAGCGGGCAATCTCGCGCAGAAGGGCGGCAAGCCGCTGGCAATCGAGGCCCATGGCCTGATCAAGCGGTTCGACGGGACCCTTGCGGTCGACGGCGTCGACATCGAGGTTCCGGAAGGTGCCATCTACGGCATCCTTGGCCCCAATGGCGCGGGTAAGACGACCACGCTGCGCATGCTACTTGGCATTATCGACCCGGACGAAGGCGTGCGGCGCGTGTTCGGTCACGATCGCCCTCACGATATCGCCCGCCTGATCGGCTACCTTCCCGAAGAGCGCGGGCTTTATCCCGCCATGAAGGCAATCGAAGCGATCGCTTTCATGGGCGCACTGCGCGGACTGCCTCTGCCAGAAGGGCGCAAGCGCGGCCTCGAACTGCTCGAACATCACGGCCTGTCGCATGCTGCAGACCGCACCATTCGCCAGCTGTCGAAGGGCATGGCGCAGACCGTCCAGCTGCTCGGCACGCTGGTTCACCGGCCCCGCCTCGTGGTGCTCGACGAACCTTTCAGCGGCCTCGATGCAATCAACCAGGGCAAGCTCGAACGGATGATCCGCCAGCTCGCCGATGATGGCACGACGGTTATCTTCTCGACCCACGTCATCCATCATGCCGAGCGGTTGTGCGAAGGGGTCGCCATCATCGCCGGGGGGAAGGTCCCTTACGCAGGTTCGGTCGAAGCTGCGCGCGATCGCATTCCGGCACAGGTCCGGCTCGAGACGCGGGCACGCGAAGGGGCATGGACCGCCGCACTACCCGACGACGCGCGGCGAGAAGGCGACTTTTTCTACTTCTCGCTGCCAGAAACAGGCATCGAGCCGCTGCTGCGGCAATTGATCGAAGGGAATGCCGGTATCCTGTCGCTCTCCATCGAAAGAGCTGGCCTGCATGATGCTTTCGTTCATATCGCCGGTGAAGCTGCGGCGCGTGCGCTCGATGCGGACGGACAGGCGGAGATGGACCGATGA
- a CDS encoding ABC transporter permease, with amino-acid sequence MTGKADKSRLSTLQAAWVVARRDFVAVLFSRAFFFFLLGPLFPVLVGGLAGGVGSQVQREAVSHEIAVAMSAADADAMIAAKEELSDQLRGLPDLVSVSEEAAAPDFDRAAFLQEKRRGYAVLISGTLGAPVVTGPESQIARWEGPISLIAAAAERAAPTRFPEIKREVIVSSAAAERGNRIRTAQAAQMMLFLLTMLLAGMVLSNLVEEKANKIIEILAAAIPMDAVFLGKLFAMLAVSIVGISVWGLLAFGMWTIAGDAITQVTGFDPATLPAPAVGWPVFMTLGIVYFAMAYLLLGALFLTIGAMASTVREVQTLSMPVTMMQLMVFFLAAYTITQPGSALEIAAIAFPLSSPFAMLARAALQEELWLHAVVLLWQAVAVGLIIKGGSTLFRRRVMKSGGAGRDKSRRRWFRRSGASAAIQPAE; translated from the coding sequence ATGACCGGCAAGGCTGACAAATCGCGTCTTTCCACCCTGCAGGCCGCTTGGGTCGTGGCGCGCCGGGACTTCGTGGCGGTGCTGTTCAGCAGGGCGTTTTTCTTCTTCCTCCTGGGGCCCTTGTTCCCGGTCCTCGTCGGCGGTCTTGCCGGCGGTGTCGGTAGCCAGGTGCAACGCGAGGCGGTGTCGCATGAAATCGCCGTCGCCATGTCGGCAGCGGATGCCGATGCAATGATCGCAGCGAAAGAGGAACTGTCGGACCAGCTTCGCGGCTTGCCCGACCTTGTTTCGGTATCCGAAGAGGCCGCAGCCCCCGATTTCGATCGGGCCGCTTTCTTGCAGGAGAAACGGCGCGGCTATGCCGTCCTGATCAGCGGAACGCTTGGCGCGCCCGTCGTCACCGGGCCAGAAAGCCAAATCGCGCGGTGGGAAGGCCCGATCAGCCTGATCGCTGCCGCTGCAGAACGCGCGGCCCCGACGCGGTTCCCCGAGATAAAGCGCGAAGTGATCGTATCGAGCGCAGCGGCGGAGCGCGGCAATCGCATCCGAACCGCGCAGGCCGCGCAGATGATGCTTTTCCTGCTCACCATGCTGCTGGCCGGCATGGTGCTGTCCAACCTCGTCGAAGAAAAGGCCAACAAGATCATCGAAATCCTCGCCGCCGCGATTCCGATGGACGCGGTGTTCCTAGGCAAGCTGTTCGCCATGCTCGCCGTGTCAATCGTCGGCATCAGCGTATGGGGACTGCTCGCGTTCGGGATGTGGACAATCGCAGGAGACGCGATCACCCAGGTCACCGGTTTCGACCCGGCGACGCTGCCGGCCCCAGCGGTTGGCTGGCCCGTATTCATGACGCTGGGTATCGTCTATTTCGCCATGGCCTATCTGCTCCTTGGCGCGCTCTTCCTCACCATCGGAGCAATGGCATCGACCGTGCGCGAGGTTCAGACGTTGTCCATGCCGGTCACGATGATGCAGCTGATGGTGTTCTTCCTCGCCGCCTATACGATCACGCAGCCCGGCTCCGCGCTCGAGATTGCCGCTATCGCATTTCCGCTGTCATCGCCCTTTGCAATGCTGGCGCGCGCCGCCTTGCAGGAGGAACTTTGGCTGCACGCCGTCGTGCTCCTGTGGCAGGCAGTGGCGGTTGGCCTGATCATCAAGGGCGGATCGACGCTGTTCCGCCGCCGCGTCATGAAATCGGGCGGCGCCGGACGCGACAAATCGCGCCGCCGATGGTTTCGCCGGAGCGGCGCGAGCGCTGCGATCCAGCCGGCCGAATAG
- a CDS encoding cytochrome P450: protein MATVAPERPKCRTEPTAYKALQQHLEEHPEDKLDHPHKWDVSRSDIYAENTWHPIFREMRAAGPLHYIPESPFGPYWAVVGHKAIQHIEALPDIFSSSWEHGGITILERLTDEQLAERGLEERRELPMFIAMDRPQHTGQRRTVAPKFTPSGMAEMEGEIRQRTGELLDTLPRGEVFDWVDKVSIELTTGMLAILFGFPWEDRRLLTYWSDWSGDTELATVRELDDMRWGILQEMAAYFQSLWIERTHDKEPGDDLISMMIHSEAMNQMSPQEFMGNLILLIVGGNDTTRNSMSGFVYQLDKNPDQRKLFEQDPSVIPNAVQEMLRMQTPLAHMRRTCVEDTEVFGQTIKAGDKVVLWYLSANRDEEVFENPDKLDLTRENARRHIAFGYGIHRCVGARLAELQLRVLLEEMHKRRMRVHLAGDVERVKANFVHGFRKLEVEITSF from the coding sequence ATGGCGACTGTCGCCCCGGAAAGACCGAAATGCCGCACCGAGCCAACCGCCTACAAGGCGCTGCAGCAGCATCTAGAGGAACACCCAGAGGACAAGCTCGACCATCCGCACAAGTGGGACGTCAGCCGTAGCGATATCTACGCAGAGAACACCTGGCATCCGATTTTCCGTGAAATGCGCGCCGCAGGGCCGCTGCATTACATTCCAGAAAGCCCGTTCGGCCCCTATTGGGCTGTGGTCGGCCACAAGGCCATCCAGCATATCGAGGCTTTGCCAGACATCTTCTCGTCGAGCTGGGAACACGGCGGGATCACCATTCTTGAGCGCCTCACCGACGAACAGCTCGCCGAGCGCGGCCTCGAGGAGCGCCGCGAGCTGCCCATGTTCATCGCGATGGACCGGCCGCAGCACACCGGCCAGCGCCGCACCGTTGCGCCCAAGTTCACACCCAGCGGCATGGCCGAAATGGAAGGCGAGATCCGCCAGCGCACCGGCGAACTGCTGGATACGCTTCCACGCGGCGAGGTATTCGACTGGGTCGACAAGGTCTCGATCGAACTGACCACGGGCATGCTCGCAATCCTCTTCGGCTTCCCGTGGGAAGACCGCCGGCTGCTGACCTACTGGTCCGACTGGTCGGGCGATACGGAACTCGCCACCGTGCGCGAGCTCGACGACATGCGCTGGGGCATCCTCCAGGAAATGGCCGCCTATTTCCAGTCGCTGTGGATCGAGCGTACGCACGACAAGGAGCCGGGCGACGATCTCATCAGCATGATGATCCACTCCGAAGCGATGAACCAGATGAGCCCGCAGGAATTCATGGGTAACCTGATCCTGCTGATCGTCGGCGGCAACGACACCACCCGCAATTCGATGAGCGGCTTCGTCTACCAGCTCGACAAGAACCCGGACCAGCGCAAGCTGTTCGAACAGGACCCTTCGGTCATTCCCAATGCCGTGCAGGAAATGCTGCGCATGCAGACCCCGCTCGCGCATATGCGCCGCACCTGTGTCGAGGATACCGAGGTCTTTGGCCAGACGATCAAGGCCGGCGACAAGGTCGTGCTGTGGTATCTTTCGGCCAATCGCGACGAGGAAGTGTTCGAGAACCCCGACAAGCTCGACCTCACGCGCGAGAATGCCCGCCGCCACATCGCCTTCGGCTATGGCATCCACCGCTGCGTTGGCGCGCGTCTTGCCGAACTTCAGCTTCGCGTCCTGCTGGAAGAAATGCACAAGCGCCGGATGCGCGTGCACCTCGCCGGCGATGTCGAACGGGTGAAGGCGAACTTCGTGCACGGATTCCGCAAGCTCGAGGTCGAGATCACCAGCTTCTGA
- the msrB gene encoding peptide-methionine (R)-S-oxide reductase MsrB, with the protein MTDHQTNRRGVLNWIGASASFVALTACGSGRAEAKDFPVSFSEAEWRKRLTAGEFRILREASTEKPYSSPLNDEKRKGTFVCAGCGNALYSSRTKYDSGTGWPSFWAAIDKGAVGTSTDYKIGYPRTEVHCADCGGHLGHIFKDGPKPTGQRHCINGLAMDFKPG; encoded by the coding sequence ATGACCGACCACCAGACCAATCGCCGCGGAGTGCTGAACTGGATCGGCGCGTCGGCGAGCTTTGTTGCCCTGACCGCTTGCGGCTCAGGCCGTGCCGAGGCGAAAGATTTTCCGGTTTCTTTCAGCGAGGCCGAATGGCGCAAGCGCCTGACCGCTGGCGAGTTTCGCATTCTGCGTGAAGCTTCGACGGAGAAGCCGTACTCCTCGCCGCTCAACGACGAGAAGCGCAAGGGCACATTCGTCTGTGCCGGTTGCGGCAACGCGCTCTATTCCTCGCGCACCAAATATGACAGCGGCACGGGCTGGCCGAGTTTCTGGGCTGCCATCGACAAGGGCGCTGTCGGGACGTCGACCGACTACAAGATCGGATATCCTCGTACCGAAGTGCATTGCGCCGATTGCGGCGGGCACCTGGGTCACATTTTCAAGGATGGGCCGAAACCCACGGGCCAGCGCCATTGCATCAACGGCCTGGCGATGGATTTCAAGCCGGGCTGA
- a CDS encoding GtrA family protein, with protein MIQILARLRDIRFLRYVLASVGALAVDVGMFLALMAVGIAAAPASAAGYSLGIVTHWLLSSRTVFQDTVAARGQGRNRQKAMFVLSALVGLGLTTAIVAAGVALGVDARLAKLVAIAASFMATWLLRSRLIFRTQESA; from the coding sequence GTGATCCAGATCTTGGCACGGCTGCGCGACATACGCTTCCTGCGCTATGTTCTGGCGAGCGTCGGCGCACTGGCGGTCGACGTCGGTATGTTCCTGGCGCTGATGGCCGTGGGGATCGCTGCCGCGCCTGCTTCTGCCGCTGGCTATTCGCTCGGTATCGTGACGCACTGGCTCCTTTCAAGTCGCACCGTCTTCCAGGACACGGTTGCCGCACGCGGGCAGGGGCGTAACCGCCAGAAAGCCATGTTCGTGCTTTCGGCGCTGGTCGGCCTAGGCCTGACGACGGCTATTGTGGCCGCCGGCGTTGCACTGGGCGTGGATGCGCGGCTGGCGAAGCTTGTCGCCATTGCCGCCAGCTTCATGGCGACGTGGTTGCTGCGCAGCCGCCTCATCTTCCGGACACAAGAGAGCGCCTGA
- a CDS encoding NAD(P)/FAD-dependent oxidoreductase: MAQGSSDNQGIIDVDVAIIGAGPAGLTAGYLLTKQGKSVAIIEKDATYVGGISRTVEHEGYRFDIGGHRFFSKSQAVVDLWNEILPDDFIQRPRMSRIYYEGKFYSYPLRAFEALWNLGILRSTVCMASYLQYKLFPKKDVKSFEDWTTNQFGHKLYSIFFKTYTEKVWGMPCNEMSADWAAQRIKGLSLWGAVVDGLKRSLGLNKKPNDGQAVKTLLETFRYPRLGPGMMWEAARDKILASGKGQVLMGHGLKQLASDGQGGWRMSASGPDGDVVISARHAISSAPMRELSKRLHPLPESTLQANELKYRDFLTVALMVEGEDLFPDNWIYIHDSKVKVGRVQNFRSWSPEMIPDEDMACVGLEYFCFEGDGLWSMADDDLVSLATGEMEILGLVDRKKVKSGAVVRQEKAYPVYDEDYAANVDAMRRELEAKHPSLHLVGRNGMHRYNNQDHAMMTAMLTVENILAEERIYDTWCVNEDAEYHEAGDEGAEASLPQRESAVPAAEEPRALTQDQKAALESVREVPERVRRSA; encoded by the coding sequence ATGGCACAGGGTTCGAGCGACAATCAGGGTATCATCGACGTCGACGTGGCGATCATCGGGGCCGGTCCGGCAGGGCTGACCGCGGGCTATCTGCTGACGAAGCAGGGCAAGTCGGTCGCGATTATCGAGAAGGATGCGACCTATGTCGGCGGCATCAGCCGCACGGTCGAACACGAAGGCTATCGCTTCGATATCGGCGGACACCGCTTCTTTTCGAAATCGCAAGCCGTCGTCGACCTGTGGAACGAGATCCTGCCCGACGACTTCATCCAGCGCCCGCGCATGAGCCGCATCTACTACGAGGGCAAGTTCTACAGCTATCCGCTGCGCGCCTTCGAAGCCCTGTGGAACCTCGGCATCCTGCGCTCGACCGTCTGCATGGCGAGCTACCTCCAGTACAAGCTGTTCCCGAAGAAAGACGTGAAAAGCTTCGAGGACTGGACCACCAACCAGTTCGGCCACAAGCTCTATTCGATCTTCTTCAAGACCTATACCGAGAAGGTGTGGGGCATGCCTTGCAACGAGATGAGCGCCGACTGGGCCGCCCAGCGCATCAAGGGTCTTTCGCTCTGGGGTGCGGTGGTCGATGGCCTGAAGCGCAGCCTCGGCCTCAACAAGAAGCCCAACGACGGGCAGGCGGTGAAGACACTGCTCGAAACCTTCCGCTACCCGCGCCTTGGCCCGGGCATGATGTGGGAAGCTGCGCGCGACAAGATCCTTGCCAGCGGCAAAGGGCAGGTCCTGATGGGTCACGGCCTCAAGCAGCTCGCCAGCGATGGCCAGGGCGGTTGGCGCATGAGCGCGAGCGGTCCGGATGGCGATGTGGTGATCAGCGCGCGCCACGCGATCAGCTCTGCGCCGATGCGCGAACTGTCGAAGCGGCTGCATCCGCTGCCCGAAAGCACGCTGCAGGCCAATGAACTCAAATATCGCGACTTCCTGACCGTCGCCCTGATGGTCGAAGGCGAAGACCTGTTCCCCGACAACTGGATCTATATCCACGACAGCAAGGTGAAGGTCGGCCGCGTCCAGAACTTCCGCAGCTGGTCGCCGGAGATGATCCCTGACGAGGATATGGCCTGCGTCGGCCTCGAATATTTCTGTTTCGAAGGCGATGGCCTGTGGTCGATGGCGGATGACGATCTCGTCAGCCTTGCCACCGGCGAGATGGAAATCCTCGGCCTTGTGGACCGCAAGAAAGTGAAGTCGGGCGCCGTCGTGCGGCAGGAAAAGGCCTATCCGGTCTATGACGAAGATTATGCCGCCAATGTCGATGCCATGCGCCGCGAGCTTGAAGCCAAGCATCCGTCGCTGCACCTCGTCGGCCGCAACGGCATGCACCGCTACAACAATCAGGATCACGCGATGATGACGGCCATGCTGACGGTCGAGAACATCCTTGCCGAAGAGCGGATCTACGACACCTGGTGCGTCAACGAGGACGCAGAATATCACGAAGCGGGCGACGAAGGCGCAGAAGCGAGCCTGCCGCAGCGCGAAAGCGCTGTTCCGGCCGCCGAAGAGCCCCGTGCACTGACTCAGGATCAGAAAGCGGCGCTCGAATCCGTTCGGGAAGTGCCGGAACGTGTCAGGCGCTCGGCCTGA
- a CDS encoding PilZ domain-containing protein produces MDFTASRPVEAEEDDNVAAEERGAPRYTLLIRAAKLVCPQGEFICVIRDVSSTGASLRLFHDMPDGEEVVLELQCGQTYAMKQVWSRVREAGFEFTETVDVEKLVSEVGQFPKRPIRLSIEFPVTLTAGLTRQVGTVSNISQQGARVTCDGLFSIDQTVRLGGDKLPEVRAKVRWRGMGEYGLVFDDTFTLADLARLAARLQRPELLAEKPEARQG; encoded by the coding sequence ATGGATTTTACGGCTTCCAGGCCTGTCGAGGCTGAAGAGGACGACAACGTAGCCGCCGAAGAGCGCGGCGCACCGCGCTATACGCTGTTGATCCGGGCCGCGAAGCTGGTGTGCCCGCAGGGCGAATTCATCTGCGTCATCCGCGACGTTTCTTCGACCGGGGCGAGCCTGCGCCTGTTCCACGACATGCCCGATGGCGAAGAGGTCGTGCTCGAACTGCAGTGCGGTCAGACCTATGCGATGAAGCAGGTCTGGTCGCGCGTTCGCGAGGCGGGCTTCGAATTTACCGAGACTGTCGATGTCGAGAAGCTGGTTTCGGAAGTCGGCCAGTTTCCTAAGCGCCCGATCAGGCTGTCGATCGAATTTCCCGTTACCTTGACCGCAGGCCTCACGCGCCAGGTCGGGACGGTATCGAATATCTCGCAACAGGGCGCCCGGGTTACCTGCGATGGCCTGTTTTCCATCGACCAGACCGTAAGGCTCGGCGGTGACAAGCTTCCGGAAGTGCGCGCCAAGGTACGCTGGCGCGGGATGGGCGAATACGGACTGGTGTTCGACGATACCTTTACCCTCGCGGACCTCGCACGCCTGGCAGCCCGCCTGCAAAGGCCGGAGCTCCTCGCTGAGAAACCCGAGGCGCGCCAGGGCTGA
- a CDS encoding integration host factor subunit beta has product MIRSELLQALHKDNPELRSEEIEQVVDIFFEEISQRLEEGGRVELRGFGAFSTREREARTGRNPRTGETVEVPSKRVPYFKAGKEMRHRLNND; this is encoded by the coding sequence ATGATCAGATCCGAATTGCTGCAAGCGCTGCACAAGGATAATCCCGAACTTCGTTCCGAAGAGATCGAGCAGGTTGTCGATATTTTCTTCGAGGAAATATCGCAGCGGCTGGAAGAGGGCGGCCGTGTCGAGCTGCGCGGCTTCGGCGCGTTTTCGACCCGCGAGCGTGAAGCGCGCACGGGCCGCAACCCGCGGACCGGCGAAACTGTCGAAGTGCCTTCGAAGCGGGTGCCCTATTTCAAGGCCGGCAAGGAAATGCGTCATCGTCTCAACAACGACTGA
- a CDS encoding GntR family transcriptional regulator, with protein MSRPVYLKLRDQIAASIIEGVYPEGAMLPSVRALAAEQGANPLTVAKAYQQFQNDGLVEVQRGVGMYVVKGAAERLRAREREQFLMEEWPEIAERMQRLGIDPADLLENAG; from the coding sequence ATGAGCAGACCGGTATACCTGAAATTGCGCGACCAGATCGCAGCCTCGATCATCGAAGGCGTCTATCCCGAAGGGGCAATGCTGCCTTCTGTCCGCGCGCTGGCCGCCGAACAGGGTGCCAATCCACTGACTGTCGCCAAAGCTTACCAGCAATTTCAAAACGATGGCCTGGTAGAGGTGCAGCGCGGAGTCGGCATGTATGTCGTCAAAGGAGCTGCCGAACGCCTGCGGGCGCGCGAACGTGAGCAATTTCTAATGGAAGAATGGCCGGAAATTGCGGAACGGATGCAGCGGCTGGGCATCGATCCAGCCGATCTCCTTGAAAACGCTGGCTAA